A region from the Micrococcus cohnii genome encodes:
- a CDS encoding adenylosuccinate synthase — protein MPAIAIVGAQWGDEGKGKATDLLGGRVDYVVKPNGGNNAGHTVVVNGEKFELKLLPAGILSPNATPVIGNGVVVNLEALFEEIDGLEARGHSCAHLKISANAHLVAPYHQTMDKVTERFLGKRAIGTTGRGIGPTYMDKVARLGIRVQDIFDESILRQKIEGALRQKNELLVKLYNRRAVTVDEIAEYFLGYAERLRPMVVDTTNLLNDALDEDKVVLLEGGQATYLDVDHGTYPFVTSSNPTAGGASVGAGIGPTRFSRTIGIVKAYTTRVGAGPFPTELFDDMGEQLRTTGGEFGVNTGRPRRTGWYDAVMAHYAARINGFTDYFLTKLDVLTGIEKIPVCVAYEVDGVWHDRMPMTQTEFHHAKPVFEHFDGWTEDISGARTLEDLPENAREYVLALERLSGCRISAIGVGPGRDQVVQVRDLIEEG, from the coding sequence ATGCCAGCGATCGCGATCGTCGGGGCCCAGTGGGGCGATGAGGGCAAGGGCAAGGCCACGGACCTGCTGGGCGGGCGCGTGGACTACGTCGTCAAGCCCAACGGCGGCAACAACGCCGGGCACACCGTGGTCGTGAACGGCGAGAAGTTCGAGCTGAAGCTCCTTCCCGCCGGCATCCTCTCCCCGAACGCGACGCCCGTCATCGGCAACGGCGTGGTTGTGAACCTGGAGGCGCTGTTCGAGGAGATCGACGGGCTTGAGGCGCGCGGCCACTCGTGCGCGCACTTGAAGATCTCGGCCAACGCTCACCTCGTGGCGCCGTACCACCAGACGATGGACAAGGTGACTGAGCGGTTCCTCGGCAAGCGGGCGATCGGCACGACCGGCCGCGGCATCGGCCCCACCTACATGGACAAGGTCGCCCGCCTGGGCATCCGTGTGCAGGACATCTTCGACGAGTCGATCCTGCGCCAGAAGATCGAGGGCGCCCTGCGGCAGAAGAACGAGCTGCTGGTCAAGCTCTACAACCGTCGCGCCGTCACCGTCGACGAGATCGCCGAGTACTTCCTGGGCTACGCCGAGCGCCTGCGCCCGATGGTCGTCGACACCACGAACCTGCTGAACGACGCTCTCGACGAGGACAAGGTCGTGCTGCTCGAGGGCGGCCAGGCCACCTACCTGGACGTCGACCACGGCACCTACCCGTTCGTCACCTCATCGAACCCGACGGCCGGCGGCGCCTCGGTCGGTGCGGGCATCGGCCCCACCCGGTTCTCGCGGACAATCGGCATCGTCAAGGCCTACACCACGCGCGTGGGCGCCGGCCCGTTCCCGACCGAGCTGTTCGACGACATGGGCGAGCAGCTGCGCACCACCGGCGGCGAGTTCGGCGTGAACACGGGCCGGCCGCGCCGCACCGGCTGGTACGACGCCGTCATGGCGCACTACGCCGCGCGGATCAATGGGTTCACGGACTACTTCCTTACGAAGCTGGACGTGCTCACCGGCATCGAGAAGATCCCCGTGTGCGTGGCCTATGAGGTCGACGGGGTGTGGCACGACCGCATGCCCATGACGCAGACAGAGTTCCACCATGCCAAGCCCGTGTTCGAGCACTTTGACGGCTGGACCGAGGACATTTCGGGCGCCCGGACCCTCGAGGACCTGCCGGAGAACGCGCGCGAGTACGTGCTTGCGCTCGAGCGGCTCTCGGGCTGCCGCATCTCGGCGATCGGCGTGGGCCCGGGCCGCGACCAGGTGGTCCAGGTGCGGGACCTCATTGAGGAAGGCTGA
- a CDS encoding flavin reductase family protein, whose translation MTLAPAQLREAYSHVPQSVVAIGALVDGAPQVLVASTFTVGVSLEPPLVSFAVQHTSQTWPLLRGARTLGVSVLGRDQFSLCRQLASKDRASRFDGVDWSADADGALHLAGSPLWLRTRVHAVTPAGDHDVVLLEVLDTSSTPGARGMVFHQSSFKALEELELSA comes from the coding sequence ATGACCCTTGCCCCCGCCCAGCTGCGCGAGGCCTACTCTCACGTGCCGCAGTCGGTCGTCGCGATCGGCGCGCTCGTCGACGGGGCGCCGCAGGTGCTCGTCGCCTCGACGTTCACCGTCGGGGTGTCCCTCGAGCCGCCGCTCGTGAGCTTCGCGGTACAGCACACCTCGCAGACGTGGCCGCTGCTGCGGGGCGCGCGGACGCTCGGGGTGAGCGTGCTCGGCCGCGACCAGTTCAGCCTCTGCCGTCAGCTCGCATCGAAGGACCGGGCTAGCCGATTCGACGGGGTCGACTGGTCGGCCGACGCCGACGGGGCTCTGCACCTGGCCGGGTCTCCCCTGTGGCTGCGGACCCGCGTGCACGCGGTGACGCCGGCCGGAGACCACGACGTGGTGCTGCTCGAGGTGCTGGACACGTCGTCGACGCCCGGCGCCAGGGGGATGGTGTTCCACCAGAGCTCGTTCAAGGCGCTCGAGGAGCTCGAGCTCAGCGCGTGA
- a CDS encoding CoA-binding protein has translation MSTCSIDPHQPVTDGPVGTAQAHAPADAASAPAPAAHTEPAGSEPTAAQRLAVLRDTRSIALVGASDKPERASYFVATYLLSSTTFDVHFVNPVLAEAGKTILGRPVHASLDDLPTPPDLVEVFRKASDAPDIVEDAHRVGARTVWLQLGIRSDAAARRARELGLQFVMDRCVKIEHARFHGGLHLAGFVTGVISSRRQQLDR, from the coding sequence ATGAGCACCTGCAGCATCGACCCGCACCAGCCCGTGACGGACGGCCCCGTCGGCACTGCGCAGGCCCACGCGCCCGCCGACGCCGCCTCCGCCCCCGCTCCCGCCGCACACACCGAGCCGGCTGGTTCCGAGCCGACGGCCGCCCAGCGCCTGGCGGTCCTACGCGACACCCGCAGCATCGCGCTCGTCGGCGCCTCGGACAAACCCGAGCGCGCGTCCTACTTCGTCGCCACCTACCTGCTGAGCTCCACCACGTTCGACGTCCACTTCGTCAATCCGGTGCTCGCCGAGGCCGGCAAGACGATCCTCGGTCGGCCCGTGCACGCGAGCCTGGACGACCTGCCCACGCCCCCGGACCTCGTAGAGGTGTTCCGGAAGGCCTCGGACGCGCCGGACATCGTCGAGGACGCGCACCGCGTCGGCGCGCGGACGGTGTGGCTGCAGCTGGGCATCCGCAGCGACGCCGCCGCGCGGCGAGCCCGCGAGCTCGGGCTGCAGTTCGTCATGGACCGGTGTGTGAAGATCGAGCACGCCCGCTTCCACGGCGGCCTGCACCTGGCGGGGTTCGTGACGGGCGTGATCAGCTCGCGCCGTCAGCAGCTCGACCGCTGA
- a CDS encoding aminotransferase class V-fold PLP-dependent enzyme, translated as MADHEFGFRTKALHAGAVPDAVHGSRAVPIHQTSSFVFESADDAANLFALQKYGNIYSRIGNPTVAAFEERIATLEGGIGAVATASGMAAEFITFAALAGAGDHIVASAKLYGGTITQLDVSLRRFGVETTFVDSAEAADFEAAIRPETKAVYTEIVANPSGDVVDLPGLADAAHRHGVPLVVDATLTPPYLIRPIEHGADIVIHSATKFLGGHGTTLGGVVVESGRFPWDNGKFPSMTEPVPSYGGVSWWGNFGEYGFLTKLRSEQLRDVGPSLAPQSAFQLMIGVETLAQRMDAHLANAQTVAQWLAEDPRVAWVRYAGLPDHPHHARAQELLPNGVGSVFSFGVTPGESDDGGGREAAARFIANLRLASHLANIGDAKTLVLHPASTTHQQLTAEQLAAGGVPADLVRISVGIEDVEDILWDLDQALTAATGQERA; from the coding sequence GTGGCTGACCACGAGTTCGGATTCCGCACGAAGGCGCTGCACGCCGGCGCCGTGCCGGATGCCGTGCACGGCTCCCGCGCCGTCCCGATCCACCAGACCAGCTCCTTCGTGTTCGAGTCCGCCGACGACGCCGCGAACCTCTTCGCCCTGCAGAAGTACGGGAACATCTACAGCCGCATCGGCAACCCCACGGTGGCCGCGTTCGAGGAGCGCATCGCCACACTGGAGGGCGGCATCGGCGCCGTCGCGACCGCCTCGGGCATGGCCGCCGAGTTCATCACCTTCGCGGCGCTCGCCGGAGCCGGCGACCACATCGTCGCCTCCGCCAAGCTCTACGGCGGCACTATCACCCAGCTGGACGTCTCCCTCCGCCGCTTCGGCGTGGAGACCACCTTCGTGGACTCCGCCGAGGCCGCCGACTTCGAGGCCGCGATCCGCCCCGAGACCAAGGCCGTCTACACCGAGATCGTCGCGAACCCCTCCGGGGACGTCGTGGACCTGCCTGGCCTGGCCGACGCGGCCCACCGCCACGGGGTGCCCCTCGTGGTCGACGCCACGCTCACGCCCCCGTACCTGATCCGCCCGATCGAGCACGGCGCGGACATCGTGATCCACTCGGCCACCAAGTTCCTCGGCGGGCACGGCACCACGCTCGGCGGCGTCGTCGTGGAGTCCGGCCGGTTCCCGTGGGACAACGGGAAGTTCCCGTCCATGACTGAGCCGGTCCCCTCCTACGGGGGCGTCTCCTGGTGGGGGAACTTCGGCGAGTACGGCTTCCTCACCAAGCTGCGCTCGGAGCAGCTGCGCGACGTCGGCCCGTCCCTGGCCCCGCAGTCGGCGTTCCAGCTGATGATCGGCGTCGAGACCCTCGCCCAGCGCATGGACGCCCACCTGGCCAACGCGCAGACCGTGGCGCAGTGGCTGGCCGAGGACCCGCGCGTGGCCTGGGTCCGCTACGCCGGCCTGCCCGACCACCCGCACCACGCCCGCGCGCAGGAGCTGCTGCCGAACGGCGTCGGCTCGGTGTTCAGCTTCGGCGTCACCCCGGGCGAGAGTGACGACGGCGGCGGCCGCGAGGCTGCGGCTCGGTTCATCGCGAATCTGCGGTTGGCCAGCCATCTGGCCAACATCGGCGACGCGAAGACGCTCGTGCTGCACCCCGCCTCGACGACGCACCAGCAGCTCACCGCCGAGCAGCTCGCCGCGGGCGGCGTCCCCGCGGACCTGGTGCGCATCTCGGTGGGGATCGAGGACGTCGAGGACATCCTGTGGGACCTGGACCAGGCCCTGACCGCCGCGACCGGACAGGAACGAGCATGA
- the acs gene encoding acetate--CoA ligase produces MTASAPSAVLPDPSDPPGPLPQRIVDAADPDRGPVSEADRLAFWEAVGRRLTWERKFTRVHDLQPLDPAAEHGPRMRWYADGRLNAAVNCVDRHVTAGRGEKVALYFEGEPGDRRAVTYAQLQAEVCRAANALEQLGIGPGDRVVVYLPVLVETIVITLACARIGAMHSLVFGGFSADALRFRVEDTGAKLLVTTDGQHRRGTAVPVKANADEAVAGKNAIEHVLVVERTGNRDIPWVDGRDVWWHDLVDRQPDTHDAQAFDAEHPLFIMYTSGTTGRPKGLVHTTGGYLAAASWTHDYLFSHPDVAQREKDVHWCTADLAWVTAHTYEIYGPLSNGVTQVIYEGVPNAPHPGRHFEVIERYGVTSYYTAPTLIRSLMGWHPDGIPAREHGGPDLSSIRLIGTVGEAVNPQAWTWARTQIGRDTPDLPMVDTWWQSETGATVLSPRPTDKAFKPGCASRPLPGVDVAVVDEEGDAVGTGVQGRIVVTRTSPAAARTVWGDPTRFFHSYWKDYAAQGWFLAGDGAKRDEDGDVWILGRIDDVINVSGHRLSTIEIESALVAHPEVIEAGVCPVPDPRTGHAAIAFVVANERWLADDDAAAAERAEQLRRHVGRVIGPVAKPAEVVFVPDVPKTRSGKIMRRLLTQLFTDEPLGDTTSLQNEPCVGQIAEVMAARR; encoded by the coding sequence ATGACCGCCTCTGCCCCCTCCGCCGTCCTGCCCGACCCGTCCGACCCGCCCGGCCCGCTGCCGCAGCGGATCGTCGACGCCGCCGATCCCGACCGTGGCCCGGTCTCCGAAGCCGACCGGCTCGCGTTCTGGGAGGCCGTGGGGCGCCGCCTCACGTGGGAGCGCAAATTCACCCGGGTGCACGACCTGCAGCCCCTCGACCCCGCCGCCGAACACGGTCCACGGATGCGCTGGTACGCCGACGGTCGGCTCAATGCCGCCGTGAACTGCGTGGACCGGCACGTGACCGCCGGCCGCGGCGAGAAGGTGGCTCTCTACTTCGAGGGCGAGCCCGGGGACCGCCGGGCCGTGACCTACGCCCAGCTGCAGGCCGAGGTGTGCCGGGCCGCCAACGCGCTCGAGCAGCTCGGCATCGGCCCGGGCGACCGCGTCGTCGTGTACCTGCCGGTGCTCGTGGAGACCATCGTGATCACCCTGGCCTGCGCGCGGATCGGCGCGATGCACTCGCTCGTGTTCGGCGGGTTCTCCGCGGACGCGCTGCGGTTCCGTGTGGAGGACACGGGCGCGAAGCTGCTGGTCACGACCGACGGCCAGCACCGCCGGGGCACGGCGGTGCCGGTCAAGGCGAACGCGGACGAGGCCGTCGCGGGTAAGAACGCGATCGAGCACGTGCTAGTCGTCGAGCGCACGGGGAACCGGGACATCCCGTGGGTCGACGGCCGAGACGTGTGGTGGCACGACCTCGTGGACCGCCAGCCGGACACCCACGACGCGCAGGCGTTCGACGCCGAGCACCCGCTGTTCATCATGTACACCTCAGGGACGACCGGGCGCCCGAAGGGGCTCGTGCACACCACGGGCGGGTACCTGGCCGCCGCCTCGTGGACGCATGACTACCTGTTCTCGCATCCCGACGTGGCCCAGCGGGAGAAGGACGTGCACTGGTGCACCGCGGACCTGGCATGGGTCACCGCGCACACCTACGAGATCTACGGGCCGCTCTCCAACGGCGTCACCCAAGTGATCTACGAGGGCGTGCCCAACGCCCCGCACCCCGGGCGGCACTTCGAGGTGATCGAACGGTACGGGGTGACCAGCTACTACACGGCGCCGACGCTGATCCGTTCCCTGATGGGCTGGCACCCCGACGGGATCCCCGCCCGTGAACACGGCGGCCCGGACCTGTCTTCGATCCGTCTGATCGGGACCGTGGGCGAAGCGGTGAACCCGCAGGCGTGGACGTGGGCGCGCACCCAGATCGGCCGGGACACCCCGGACCTGCCGATGGTGGACACGTGGTGGCAGTCGGAGACCGGCGCGACCGTGCTGTCCCCGCGGCCAACGGATAAGGCCTTCAAGCCCGGCTGCGCTTCTCGTCCGCTGCCCGGCGTGGACGTCGCCGTCGTGGACGAGGAGGGCGACGCGGTCGGCACGGGCGTGCAGGGGCGGATCGTGGTCACCCGCACGTCGCCGGCGGCAGCGCGGACGGTGTGGGGCGACCCGACCCGGTTCTTCCACTCGTACTGGAAGGACTACGCCGCCCAGGGATGGTTCCTCGCCGGGGACGGAGCCAAGCGGGACGAGGACGGGGACGTGTGGATCCTCGGGCGGATCGACGACGTCATCAACGTCTCCGGGCACCGGCTAAGCACCATCGAGATCGAGTCCGCCCTCGTGGCGCACCCGGAGGTGATCGAGGCGGGGGTATGCCCGGTGCCGGACCCGCGGACGGGACATGCCGCGATCGCGTTCGTGGTGGCGAACGAACGGTGGCTGGCCGACGACGACGCGGCCGCCGCCGAGCGCGCGGAGCAGCTGCGGCGGCATGTGGGGCGGGTGATCGGGCCGGTCGCCAAGCCCGCCGAAGTGGTCTTCGTCCCCGACGTGCCCAAGACCCGTTCGGGCAAGATCATGCGGCGCCTGCTGACCCAGCTGTTCACGGACGAGCCCCTCGGCGACACGACGAGCCTGCAGAACGAGCCGTGCGTCGGGCAGATCGCCGAGGTGATGGCTGCGCGCCGCTGA
- a CDS encoding acyl-CoA dehydrogenase family protein: MTDYAALAHRFADAFAAAGRGERAREAGRHLPFAVQKELAEAGLGLVSVPASVGGDGAGHETVLRLLMDLAAHDVNTAHLWRSHLVFVAAVDDQPATTRSRWLTRLAAGDWGGSALAERSGAAPGRAATTATRDEAGTWVVDGEKYYATGTAFAQWTIVTVGIEGADLVSRRNSKRAGGVVREPEKAVAVVRVRQPRVRIKDDWDGFGQRMTATGSVLLDGAAVEELFEQPRPHGPVPVFEEASLLALQVGVARAALAEGIELLRRRRRTFNTGTADRPQDDPQLLEIVGRMAGQVSAAEEMVRVVGRAMDAAAAQEEDGAEAPTAWDEAMVAAYRAQAVVPDFVLAVCTHIFDTLGASATSTALQLDRHWRNARTIATHDPASFKVRIAGDHLLNGTAPIAYTSAGDVPEAG; encoded by the coding sequence ATGACTGACTACGCCGCCCTCGCCCACCGCTTCGCCGATGCCTTCGCGGCCGCGGGCCGGGGCGAACGAGCGCGTGAGGCGGGACGGCACCTGCCGTTCGCGGTCCAGAAGGAGCTGGCCGAGGCCGGATTGGGGCTGGTGAGCGTGCCGGCCTCCGTGGGCGGCGACGGTGCCGGGCATGAGACCGTGCTGCGCTTGCTCATGGACCTCGCCGCGCATGACGTGAACACCGCTCATCTGTGGCGCTCACACCTGGTGTTCGTCGCGGCCGTGGACGACCAGCCCGCCACGACTCGATCCCGTTGGCTGACACGTCTGGCCGCCGGGGACTGGGGCGGCTCCGCGCTCGCCGAACGTTCCGGGGCGGCGCCGGGCCGGGCGGCGACCACAGCCACCCGGGATGAGGCCGGCACGTGGGTCGTCGACGGTGAGAAGTACTACGCGACCGGCACGGCGTTCGCGCAGTGGACGATCGTGACGGTGGGCATCGAGGGTGCTGACCTGGTGTCACGCCGGAATTCGAAGCGTGCCGGCGGCGTCGTCCGGGAGCCGGAGAAGGCGGTCGCTGTGGTGCGCGTGCGGCAGCCGCGTGTGCGGATTAAGGACGACTGGGACGGCTTCGGCCAGCGCATGACCGCGACGGGCAGCGTGCTGCTCGACGGAGCCGCCGTCGAAGAGCTGTTCGAGCAGCCGCGCCCGCACGGGCCGGTGCCCGTGTTCGAGGAGGCCTCGCTGCTGGCCCTGCAGGTGGGTGTGGCCCGGGCGGCGCTCGCGGAGGGCATCGAGTTGCTGCGTCGGCGCCGTCGCACGTTCAACACCGGCACCGCGGACCGGCCGCAGGACGACCCGCAGCTGCTCGAGATCGTCGGGCGGATGGCCGGTCAGGTGTCGGCGGCGGAGGAGATGGTGCGTGTGGTCGGCCGGGCCATGGACGCGGCCGCGGCGCAGGAGGAGGACGGGGCCGAGGCGCCGACGGCATGGGACGAGGCGATGGTCGCCGCCTACCGGGCGCAAGCCGTCGTGCCGGACTTCGTGCTGGCCGTCTGCACCCACATCTTCGACACGCTCGGGGCGTCGGCGACGTCCACCGCCCTGCAACTGGACCGACACTGGCGCAACGCCCGCACCATCGCCACGCACGACCCGGCGAGCTTCAAGGTGCGGATCGCCGGTGACCATCTGCTCAACGGAACCGCTCCGATCGCCTACACGTCGGCGGGCGACGTGCCGGAGGCCGGCTGA
- a CDS encoding ABC transporter permease: MSTATPTTSDASAEPRRAPAAHGGPARSLLGRPGARTAIGLLVPVALLLLWGAVTAAGLLTPVQLPSPGAVLSAGRNLLERGDLWHHIGISTQRVVLGFAVGAILGLGVGSVLGLSRWADALLTPLIGALRAVPSLAWVPLLTLWMQIGEDSKVTLIAIGAFFPVFTTVYAALRHVDPQLVEAGRAFGYHGLDLLRTVQLPAVVPAVFSGLRLALAQAWLFLVAAELIASSMGLGFLLTDSQNNGRTDRLILAIILLAVLGKLADWALGLLERGALHRWA, encoded by the coding sequence ATGAGCACCGCCACGCCGACCACGTCCGACGCGAGCGCCGAACCCCGCCGCGCCCCGGCTGCGCACGGCGGTCCTGCGCGCAGCCTGCTGGGCCGGCCCGGAGCTCGCACCGCGATCGGCCTCCTGGTTCCCGTCGCACTGCTGCTGCTGTGGGGGGCGGTGACGGCCGCGGGCCTGCTCACCCCCGTGCAGCTGCCCTCCCCCGGGGCGGTGCTCAGCGCGGGGCGCAACCTCCTCGAACGCGGTGATCTGTGGCATCACATCGGCATCTCGACCCAGCGGGTCGTCCTGGGCTTCGCCGTCGGCGCCATACTCGGACTGGGCGTGGGGTCCGTTCTCGGCCTCTCCCGCTGGGCCGATGCGCTCCTGACCCCGCTGATCGGCGCACTGCGTGCCGTCCCCTCGCTGGCCTGGGTGCCGTTGCTGACCCTGTGGATGCAGATCGGTGAGGACTCCAAGGTCACGCTCATCGCGATCGGCGCTTTCTTCCCGGTCTTCACCACCGTCTACGCAGCCCTGCGTCATGTGGACCCGCAGCTCGTCGAGGCGGGCCGCGCCTTCGGCTACCACGGGCTCGACCTGCTGCGGACGGTGCAGCTGCCCGCTGTCGTCCCCGCCGTCTTCTCCGGCCTGCGCCTGGCTCTGGCGCAGGCCTGGCTCTTCCTCGTGGCCGCCGAGCTGATCGCCTCCTCGATGGGCCTGGGCTTCCTGCTCACAGACTCCCAGAACAACGGCCGCACGGACCGCCTGATCCTGGCGATCATCCTGTTGGCCGTGCTGGGTAAGCTCGCCGACTGGGCACTGGGCCTGCTGGAGCGCGGGGCGCTGCACCGCTGGGCGTGA
- a CDS encoding aliphatic sulfonate ABC transporter substrate-binding protein → MRTPSPQPTRRRFTAALLAAALPLTLSGCLLQGEGSGGGGNDADTLSIDYATYNPLSLVLRRQGWLEQELKDDGVDVRWVFSAGSNKANELLRAGAVDVGSTAGVAALLNRANGAPTKVVAIANRPEWAALMAKPDSGITEVSQLRGRSLAATRGTDPYFFAVQAIEQAGLSPSDVEIQNLQHADGRNALENGSVAAWAGLDPIMAGAQHDGAAFLHRDLELNTFSVVQADEDFLEQEPETAQTVLDAYERARAWVLDHPEETAQILAEDAGIDIEVARTVIRERTNADVSPVPGDDLRDVLARTGPILVDTGDVDYQHQVDAALDTLFDPRFAEEATR, encoded by the coding sequence GTGCGCACCCCTTCCCCGCAGCCGACCCGCCGCCGGTTCACCGCCGCGCTGCTCGCCGCGGCCCTCCCGCTCACGCTCAGCGGCTGCCTGCTGCAGGGCGAGGGGTCCGGCGGAGGCGGCAACGACGCCGACACGTTGAGCATCGACTACGCCACCTACAATCCGCTGTCTCTCGTGCTTCGCCGTCAGGGCTGGCTCGAGCAGGAGCTGAAGGACGACGGCGTCGACGTGCGCTGGGTGTTCTCCGCCGGATCGAACAAGGCCAATGAGCTGCTCCGTGCCGGCGCCGTCGACGTCGGCTCCACCGCGGGCGTGGCCGCTCTGCTGAACCGCGCGAACGGCGCCCCCACCAAGGTGGTCGCCATCGCCAACCGCCCCGAATGGGCGGCACTGATGGCCAAGCCGGACTCCGGGATCACCGAGGTGTCCCAGCTCCGCGGTCGCTCCCTCGCCGCCACCCGGGGCACCGACCCCTACTTCTTCGCGGTGCAGGCCATCGAACAGGCGGGGTTGAGTCCCTCCGATGTCGAGATCCAGAATCTGCAGCACGCCGACGGACGCAATGCCCTGGAGAACGGGTCCGTCGCCGCATGGGCCGGCCTCGACCCGATCATGGCCGGGGCCCAGCACGACGGCGCGGCCTTCCTCCACCGGGACCTCGAGCTGAACACCTTCTCCGTCGTCCAGGCTGACGAGGACTTCCTCGAGCAGGAGCCGGAGACGGCACAGACCGTGCTGGACGCCTATGAAAGGGCACGGGCCTGGGTGCTCGACCACCCCGAGGAGACGGCTCAGATCCTCGCCGAGGACGCCGGGATCGACATCGAGGTTGCCCGCACGGTGATCCGCGAACGCACCAACGCCGACGTCAGTCCCGTCCCCGGCGACGACCTGCGAGACGTGCTGGCCCGCACCGGCCCGATCCTCGTGGACACCGGTGACGTCGACTACCAGCACCAGGTCGACGCCGCCCTGGACACCCTGTTCGACCCACGCTTCGCCGAGGAGGCCACCCGATGA
- a CDS encoding ABC transporter ATP-binding protein: MSVHTTRPSDAPDSLGVQFRGVGRAFDSADGPRTVLRDVQLTVTPGEVLAIVGASGCGKSTLLRAVAGLDMGFGGELLIGGEPVRPYDERTAVGFQEPRLLPWRTIRRNVEMGLPHGLGTGEGRQRVSDLLELVGLAPFAGHRPRQVSGGMAQRASLARALARRPGVLLLDEPFGALDALTRLKMQDLLLDVHAATGTTVLLVTHDVDEALQLAGRVLLLARPPTHADGSAPTPGATVGRIIDVPGARPRDRSDVRLGELRRELLAGLGVETHAA; the protein is encoded by the coding sequence ATGTCCGTTCACACCACACGTCCCTCCGACGCCCCAGACAGCCTGGGAGTGCAGTTCCGCGGCGTGGGCCGCGCCTTCGACTCCGCCGACGGCCCCCGCACCGTCCTGCGCGATGTGCAGTTGACGGTCACCCCCGGGGAAGTGCTCGCGATCGTGGGCGCCTCCGGCTGCGGCAAGTCCACTCTGCTGCGGGCGGTCGCCGGACTGGACATGGGATTCGGCGGCGAGCTGCTGATCGGCGGAGAGCCGGTCCGCCCGTACGACGAGCGCACGGCCGTCGGATTCCAGGAGCCGCGCCTGCTGCCGTGGCGCACGATCCGCCGCAATGTCGAGATGGGCCTGCCTCACGGACTCGGCACGGGCGAGGGCCGCCAGCGGGTCTCCGACCTCCTGGAGCTCGTGGGCCTGGCACCGTTCGCTGGGCACCGGCCCCGGCAGGTGTCAGGCGGCATGGCCCAGCGCGCCTCTCTCGCCCGCGCGCTCGCCCGGCGGCCCGGCGTGCTTCTCCTCGACGAGCCGTTCGGCGCCCTGGACGCGCTCACCCGGCTCAAGATGCAGGACCTGCTGCTGGACGTGCACGCGGCCACGGGCACGACGGTCCTCCTGGTGACGCATGACGTGGATGAGGCGCTCCAGCTCGCGGGCCGCGTCCTGCTGCTCGCTCGTCCCCCGACGCACGCCGACGGGTCCGCCCCTACCCCCGGTGCCACCGTCGGCCGCATCATCGACGTCCCGGGTGCGCGTCCCCGGGACCGGTCAGACGTCAGGCTGGGCGAGCTGCGCCGAGAGCTGCTCGCCGGCCTCGGCGTCGAGACCCACGCCGCCTGA